From a single Streptomyces misionensis genomic region:
- a CDS encoding MerR family transcriptional regulator codes for MRLAELSRRSGVSTATIKYYLREGLLPPGRRHNATTAEYDEEHLRRLRLVRAMIQVGQVPVAKVREVLGHVDDDSLGRTIRLGAALWALPQVPEPDADDEHVRAAHEEVTALLDRLGWENAKQLTTISPAYRSLVVAVAAFRRLGYRWGAEQLAPYAELMHRTAVLDLDNMETHPSEAEAIEFAVLGAILNEPALQALHRLAQEEETARRYGFE; via the coding sequence ATGCGGCTCGCCGAACTGAGCAGACGCAGCGGGGTGTCCACCGCGACGATCAAGTACTACCTGCGCGAAGGGCTGTTGCCGCCGGGCCGCCGGCACAACGCCACCACGGCCGAGTACGACGAGGAGCACCTGCGCCGGCTGCGGCTGGTGCGGGCGATGATCCAGGTCGGCCAGGTGCCGGTGGCGAAGGTGCGCGAGGTGCTCGGGCACGTGGACGACGACTCCCTGGGCCGCACGATCCGCCTGGGCGCGGCGCTGTGGGCGCTCCCCCAGGTGCCGGAGCCGGACGCGGACGACGAGCACGTCCGGGCCGCGCACGAGGAGGTCACCGCGCTCCTGGACCGGCTGGGCTGGGAGAACGCCAAGCAGCTGACGACCATCTCCCCCGCCTACCGCTCGCTGGTGGTGGCGGTCGCCGCGTTCCGCCGGCTCGGCTACCGCTGGGGCGCCGAACAGCTCGCGCCGTACGCCGAGTTGATGCACCGGACCGCGGTGCTCGACCTGGACAACATGGAGACGCATCCGTCCGAGGCCGAGGCGATCGAGTTCGCGGTGCTGGGGGCGATCCTCAACGAGCCGGCACTCCAGGCGCTGCACCGGCTGGCCCAGGAGGAGGAGACGGCGCGGCGGTACGGCTTCGAGTGA
- a CDS encoding DUF4188 domain-containing protein: MVSRTTAGAEGDVVVLLIGMRINRFRAVHLWVPVMLAMLRMLRELARDPSRGLRAKVLLTASPRTYYVVQYWESKEKLYAYAAAPDAFHHEVWARVNRAERAGRLRGQVGIWHEAYVVPEGSYEAIYADMPAFGLAEAYGQIPLERRGRYAADRFAYRAARPRREPVREKAD; this comes from the coding sequence ATGGTGTCCCGTACGACCGCCGGCGCGGAGGGCGACGTCGTCGTCCTGCTGATCGGCATGCGCATCAACCGTTTCCGGGCGGTCCACCTGTGGGTGCCGGTGATGCTCGCGATGCTGCGGATGCTGCGGGAACTGGCGCGGGACCCCTCCCGGGGGCTGCGCGCGAAGGTGCTGCTGACGGCGTCGCCGCGCACGTACTACGTCGTGCAGTACTGGGAGTCCAAGGAGAAGCTGTACGCCTACGCCGCCGCGCCCGACGCCTTCCATCACGAGGTGTGGGCCCGGGTCAACCGCGCGGAGCGGGCGGGCAGGCTGCGCGGGCAGGTCGGCATCTGGCACGAGGCGTACGTGGTGCCGGAGGGGTCGTACGAGGCGATCTACGCGGACATGCCGGCGTTCGGGCTGGCGGAGGCGTACGGGCAAATACCGCTGGAGCGGCGGGGGCGGTACGCCGCGGACCGGTTCGCCTACCGCGCGGCGCGGCCGCGCCGCGAGCCGGTGCGAGAGAAGGCTGACTGA
- the ndgR gene encoding IclR family transcriptional regulator NdgR has product MDNSSGVGVLDKAALVLSALESGPATLAGLVGATGLARPTAHRLAVALEHHRMVARDMQGRFILGPRLSELAAAAGEDRLLATAGPVLTHLRDVTGESAQLYRRQGDMRICVAAAERLSGLRDTVPVGSTLTMKAGSSAQILLAWEEPERLHRGLQGARFTATALSGVRRRGWAQSIGEREPGVASVSAPVRGPSNRVVAAVSVSGPIERLTRHPGRMHAQAVIDAAARLSEALRRSG; this is encoded by the coding sequence ATGGACAACAGTAGCGGCGTCGGCGTTCTGGACAAGGCGGCCCTCGTCCTGAGCGCTCTGGAGTCCGGTCCGGCCACCCTCGCGGGTCTGGTCGGGGCCACCGGACTGGCACGACCCACGGCCCACCGCCTGGCCGTGGCCCTGGAACACCACCGCATGGTGGCACGCGACATGCAGGGCCGGTTCATCCTCGGCCCCCGGCTGTCGGAACTCGCGGCGGCGGCGGGCGAGGACCGCCTGCTGGCGACGGCGGGCCCGGTCCTCACCCACCTGCGCGACGTCACCGGCGAGAGCGCCCAGCTCTACCGGCGCCAGGGTGACATGCGGATCTGCGTGGCCGCTGCGGAGCGCCTGTCCGGCCTGCGGGACACCGTCCCGGTCGGCTCCACGCTCACGATGAAGGCCGGCTCCTCGGCGCAGATCCTGCTCGCCTGGGAGGAGCCCGAGCGCCTGCACCGGGGCCTCCAGGGCGCCCGCTTCACCGCGACGGCCCTGTCGGGCGTACGGCGCCGCGGCTGGGCCCAGTCCATCGGAGAGCGCGAGCCGGGCGTCGCGTCCGTCTCCGCGCCCGTGCGCGGCCCCTCCAACCGCGTGGTGGCCGCCGTCTCCGTCTCGGGCCCCATCGAGCGCCTCACCCGCCACCCGGGCCGCATGCACGCCCAGGCCGTCATCGACGCCGCCGCCCGCCTCTCCGAGGCCCTGCGCCGCTCGGGCTGA
- the leuC gene encoding 3-isopropylmalate dehydratase large subunit: protein MGRTLAEKVWDDHVVRRAEGEPDLLYIDLHLLHEVTSPQAFDGLRKNGRAVRRLDLTIATEDHNTPTLDIDKPIADPVSRAQLETLRKNCAEFGVRLHPLGDVEQGVVHVVGPQLGLTQPGTTVVCGDSHTSTHGAFGALAFGIGTSQVEHVLATQTLPMVRPKTMAITVEGELPEGVTAKDLILAIIAKIGTGGGQGYVLEYRGSAIEKLSMEARMTICNMSIEAGARAGMIAPDETTFEYLKGRPHAPEGADWDAAVAYWKTLRTDEDAVFDAEVVIDAAELSPFVTWGTNPGQGAPLSASVPDPASYEDASERLAAEKALEYMGLEAGAPLRSIKVDTVFVGSCTNGRIEDLRAVAEILKDRKVADGVRMLVVPGSARVGLQAAAEGLDVVFKEAGAEWRYAGCSMCLGMNPDQLAPGERSASTSNRNFEGRQGKGGRTHLVSPQVAAATAVLGHLAAPADLTDDRTPAGV from the coding sequence ATGGGTAGGACACTCGCGGAGAAGGTCTGGGACGACCACGTCGTCCGGCGCGCCGAGGGCGAGCCCGACCTCCTCTACATCGATCTGCACCTGCTGCACGAGGTGACCAGCCCGCAGGCCTTCGACGGGCTGCGCAAGAACGGCCGCGCGGTGCGCCGCCTCGACCTCACCATCGCGACCGAGGACCACAACACCCCGACCCTCGACATCGACAAGCCGATCGCCGACCCGGTCTCCCGCGCGCAGCTGGAGACCCTGCGCAAGAACTGCGCCGAGTTCGGCGTGCGACTGCACCCGCTGGGCGACGTCGAGCAGGGCGTGGTGCACGTGGTCGGCCCGCAGCTGGGCCTGACCCAGCCGGGCACCACCGTGGTCTGCGGCGACTCCCACACCTCCACGCACGGCGCCTTCGGCGCGCTGGCGTTCGGCATCGGCACCTCCCAGGTCGAGCACGTGCTGGCCACCCAGACGCTGCCGATGGTGCGCCCCAAGACCATGGCGATCACCGTCGAGGGCGAGCTGCCCGAGGGTGTCACCGCCAAGGACCTGATCCTGGCGATCATCGCGAAGATCGGCACCGGCGGCGGCCAGGGCTACGTCCTGGAGTACCGCGGCTCCGCCATCGAGAAGCTCTCGATGGAGGCCCGGATGACCATCTGCAACATGTCGATCGAGGCCGGCGCCCGCGCGGGCATGATCGCCCCCGACGAGACCACCTTCGAGTACCTCAAGGGCCGTCCGCACGCCCCCGAGGGCGCCGACTGGGACGCGGCCGTCGCGTACTGGAAGACCCTGCGCACCGACGAGGACGCGGTCTTCGACGCCGAGGTCGTCATCGACGCCGCCGAGCTGTCCCCGTTCGTCACCTGGGGCACCAACCCCGGCCAGGGCGCGCCGCTTTCGGCGTCCGTCCCCGACCCGGCTTCGTACGAAGACGCATCGGAGCGCCTGGCCGCCGAAAAGGCCCTGGAGTACATGGGGTTGGAGGCCGGAGCCCCGCTGCGCTCCATCAAGGTGGACACCGTCTTCGTAGGCTCGTGCACCAACGGCCGGATCGAGGACCTGCGCGCCGTCGCCGAGATCCTGAAGGACCGCAAAGTCGCCGACGGCGTACGGATGCTGGTCGTGCCGGGCTCCGCGCGGGTCGGCCTCCAGGCGGCCGCCGAGGGCCTGGACGTGGTCTTCAAGGAGGCCGGCGCCGAATGGCGGTACGCGGGCTGCTCGATGTGCCTGGGCATGAACCCCGACCAGCTGGCCCCGGGCGAGCGCTCCGCCTCCACCTCCAACCGCAACTTCGAGGGCCGGCAGGGCAAGGGCGGTCGTACCCACCTGGTGTCGCCGCAGGTCGCGGCCGCCACCGCCGTCCTGGGCCACCTGGCCGCCCCGGCCGACCTGACCGACGACCGTACGCCCGCTGGAGTCTGA
- the leuD gene encoding 3-isopropylmalate dehydratase small subunit, producing the protein MEAFTTHTGRAVPLRRSNVDTDQIIPAHWLKKVTRDGFEDGLFEAWRKDPEFVLNRPERQGATVLVAGPDFGTGSSREHAVWALQNYGFKTVISARFADIFRGNSLKNGLLTVVLDQKVVEALWELTEADPTAEITVDLQAREVRAEGVTASFELDENSRWRLLNGLDDISITLRNEDDIAAYEAKRPAYKPRTLQS; encoded by the coding sequence ATGGAAGCCTTCACCACCCACACCGGCCGGGCCGTGCCGCTGCGCCGCAGCAACGTCGACACCGACCAGATCATCCCCGCCCACTGGCTCAAGAAGGTCACCCGGGACGGGTTCGAGGACGGGCTGTTCGAGGCCTGGCGCAAGGACCCCGAGTTCGTCCTCAACCGTCCCGAGCGGCAGGGCGCCACCGTCCTGGTGGCCGGCCCCGACTTCGGCACCGGCTCCTCCCGCGAGCACGCCGTATGGGCGCTGCAGAACTACGGCTTCAAGACCGTGATCTCCGCCCGCTTCGCGGACATCTTCCGCGGCAACTCGCTGAAGAACGGCCTGCTCACCGTCGTCCTGGACCAGAAGGTCGTGGAGGCGCTGTGGGAGCTGACCGAGGCCGACCCGACGGCCGAGATCACCGTGGACCTCCAGGCGCGCGAGGTGCGTGCCGAGGGCGTCACCGCCTCCTTCGAGCTGGACGAGAACTCCCGCTGGCGCCTGCTGAACGGCCTGGACGACATCTCCATCACGCTCCGGAACGAGGACGACATCGCCGCCTACGAGGCGAAGCGTCCCGCCTACAAGCCGCGGACGCTCCAGAGCTGA
- a CDS encoding HU family DNA-binding protein — MNKAQLVEAIADKVGGRQQAADAVDHVLDAIVRAVVAGERVSVTGFGSFEKVDRPARYARNPQTGERVRVKKTSVPRFRAGQGFKDLVSGSKKLPRGGEVSVKKAPKGSLTGGAAATVKKAAAKKTTKAAAKKTTAKKTAAKKTTATAKKTTAKKAPAKKTTATAKTTAAKKTTAKKATAKKAPAKKVTAKKAPARKSTARKTTAKKATAR, encoded by the coding sequence GTGAACAAGGCGCAGCTCGTAGAAGCGATTGCCGACAAGGTGGGCGGCCGCCAGCAGGCCGCCGATGCCGTCGATCATGTCCTGGACGCCATCGTCCGCGCGGTCGTCGCGGGCGAGCGGGTCTCGGTCACCGGCTTCGGGTCCTTCGAGAAGGTGGACCGCCCCGCCCGCTACGCCCGCAACCCCCAGACGGGCGAGCGGGTTCGGGTCAAGAAGACCTCCGTGCCGCGGTTCCGCGCCGGGCAGGGTTTCAAGGACCTGGTGAGCGGCTCCAAGAAGCTGCCGCGGGGCGGCGAGGTCTCCGTGAAGAAGGCGCCCAAGGGCAGCCTGACCGGCGGCGCCGCCGCGACGGTGAAGAAGGCCGCCGCGAAGAAGACCACCAAGGCGGCCGCGAAGAAGACCACCGCCAAGAAGACGGCGGCGAAGAAGACCACCGCCACGGCGAAGAAGACCACCGCGAAGAAGGCGCCCGCCAAGAAGACCACGGCGACCGCCAAGACCACCGCGGCGAAGAAGACCACCGCCAAGAAGGCGACGGCGAAGAAGGCCCCGGCGAAGAAGGTCACCGCGAAGAAGGCCCCGGCCAGGAAGTCGACGGCCCGCAAGACCACCGCCAAGAAGGCCACCGCCCGCTAG
- the cofC gene encoding 2-phospho-L-lactate guanylyltransferase, translating into MQWTLVIPLKPLSRAKSRLADTAADGVRPGLVLAFAQDTVAAALACEAVADVVVVTDDQRAGRALSELGAGVVPDTPARGLNAALAHGASTVRRLRPGAAVAALNADLPALRAAELERVLSAAAEFPRAFLADAAGVGTTLLAAGADEELRPGFGTGSRARHRASGARELLLADVDSVRQDVDTGDDLRAALALGVGPRTAAVCAELPVPGA; encoded by the coding sequence GTGCAGTGGACGTTGGTCATCCCCCTGAAGCCCCTGTCCCGGGCCAAGAGCAGGCTCGCGGACACCGCGGCGGACGGGGTCCGCCCGGGGCTGGTCCTCGCGTTCGCCCAGGACACGGTGGCCGCGGCCCTGGCGTGCGAGGCGGTCGCGGATGTGGTGGTCGTCACGGACGATCAACGGGCCGGGCGCGCGCTGTCCGAGCTGGGCGCGGGCGTCGTGCCGGACACCCCGGCGCGCGGTCTGAACGCGGCGCTCGCGCACGGGGCGAGCACCGTGCGCCGACTGCGCCCGGGTGCGGCCGTGGCGGCCCTGAACGCCGATCTGCCGGCGCTGCGGGCGGCGGAACTCGAGCGGGTGCTTTCCGCCGCCGCGGAATTCCCCCGGGCATTTCTCGCGGACGCGGCGGGGGTCGGTACGACGTTGCTGGCGGCCGGGGCGGACGAGGAATTGCGGCCGGGCTTCGGAACGGGATCGCGGGCGCGGCACCGGGCGTCGGGCGCGCGGGAACTGCTGCTGGCGGACGTGGATTCGGTGCGCCAGGACGTGGACACCGGGGACGATCTGCGGGCGGCGCTGGCCCTGGGGGTCGGGCCGCGCACGGCGGCCGTGTGCGCCGAATTGCCGGTCCCCGGCGCCTGA
- a CDS encoding lysophospholipid acyltransferase family protein — MPRRRIGFWYRFAAVICKPPLVVLIKRDWRGMEHIPAEGGFITVVNHNSHVDPFAYAHYQYNTGRVPRFLAKSGLFKKGIVGAAMRGTGQIPVYRESTDALSAFRAAIDAVERGECVAFYPEGTLTRDPAGWPMTGKTGAARVALQTKCPVIPVAQWGANELLPPYAKKPNLFPRKTHHVLAGPPVDLSRFYGRDMTPDLLKEATEVIMAAITRLLEEIRGEKAPETPYDPRRERIEQRRRTQRQNKGRQEEEQSK; from the coding sequence GTGCCCCGCCGCAGAATCGGCTTCTGGTACCGCTTCGCCGCGGTGATCTGCAAACCGCCGCTGGTGGTTCTGATCAAGCGGGACTGGCGTGGAATGGAGCACATTCCGGCCGAGGGCGGATTTATAACGGTGGTGAACCACAATTCCCACGTGGACCCCTTCGCATACGCGCACTATCAGTACAACACCGGACGGGTTCCGCGATTCCTGGCGAAGAGCGGGCTTTTCAAGAAGGGAATCGTCGGCGCCGCCATGCGCGGCACGGGACAGATTCCGGTCTACCGCGAGTCCACGGACGCGCTGAGCGCCTTCCGCGCCGCGATCGACGCCGTGGAGCGCGGCGAGTGCGTCGCCTTCTACCCCGAGGGCACCCTCACCCGCGACCCGGCCGGCTGGCCCATGACCGGCAAGACCGGCGCCGCCCGCGTGGCCCTGCAGACCAAGTGCCCGGTGATCCCGGTCGCCCAGTGGGGCGCCAACGAACTGCTGCCGCCGTACGCCAAGAAGCCGAACCTCTTCCCGCGCAAGACCCACCACGTGCTGGCGGGCCCGCCGGTGGACCTGTCGCGCTTCTACGGCAGGGACATGACCCCGGACCTCCTCAAGGAGGCCACCGAGGTCATCATGGCGGCCATCACCCGTCTCCTGGAGGAGATCCGCGGCGAGAAGGCGCCCGAGACGCCGTACGACCCGCGCCGCGAGCGGATCGAGCAGCGCCGCCGCACCCAGCGGCAGAACAAGGGCCGGCAGGAAGAGGAGCAGAGCAAGTGA
- a CDS encoding NAD(P)H-dependent glycerol-3-phosphate dehydrogenase produces the protein MSTPVRVAVMGTGSWGTAFGVVLADAGCEVTLWARRPQLAEAVNSTRINPDYLPGVELPENLRATADAAEALRDAEFTVLAIPSQTLRQNLAEWLPLLAPGTVLVSLMKGVELGSAMRMSEVIEDVAKVGADRIAVVTGPNLAREVAARMPAAAVVACADEAVARRLQAACHTPYFRPYTETDVVGCELGGAVKNVIGLAVGIADGMGLGDNAKGSLITRGLAETARLGTVLGADPLTFSGLAGLGDLVATCSSPLSRNHTFGTNLGKGMTLEETIAVTEQTAEGVKSCESVLDLARRHGVDMPITETVAGIVHEGKPPVVALKELMSRSAKPERR, from the coding sequence GTGAGCACGCCTGTGCGGGTGGCCGTCATGGGCACCGGCTCCTGGGGCACCGCCTTCGGCGTGGTGCTCGCCGACGCCGGTTGCGAGGTGACCCTGTGGGCCCGCCGGCCGCAGCTGGCCGAGGCGGTCAACTCCACCCGGATCAACCCCGACTACCTGCCCGGTGTGGAACTCCCGGAGAACCTGCGCGCCACCGCGGACGCCGCCGAGGCGCTGCGCGACGCGGAGTTCACCGTCCTCGCCATCCCCTCCCAGACCCTGCGCCAGAACCTCGCCGAGTGGCTTCCGCTGCTCGCCCCGGGCACCGTCCTCGTCTCCCTGATGAAGGGCGTCGAACTCGGCTCCGCCATGCGGATGAGCGAGGTCATCGAGGACGTCGCCAAGGTCGGCGCGGACCGCATCGCCGTGGTCACCGGGCCCAACCTGGCCCGCGAGGTCGCCGCCCGGATGCCCGCCGCCGCGGTCGTGGCCTGCGCCGACGAGGCCGTCGCCCGGCGCCTCCAGGCCGCCTGCCACACGCCCTACTTCCGGCCGTACACCGAGACCGACGTGGTGGGCTGCGAGCTGGGCGGTGCCGTGAAGAACGTGATCGGGCTCGCCGTCGGCATCGCGGACGGCATGGGGCTCGGCGACAACGCCAAGGGCTCGCTGATCACCCGGGGCCTCGCGGAGACCGCGCGGCTCGGCACGGTGCTCGGCGCCGACCCGCTGACCTTCTCCGGGCTCGCCGGTCTCGGCGACCTGGTGGCCACCTGCTCCTCCCCGCTGTCCCGCAACCACACCTTCGGCACCAACCTCGGCAAGGGCATGACCCTGGAGGAGACCATCGCGGTCACCGAGCAGACCGCCGAGGGCGTCAAGTCCTGTGAGTCCGTGCTGGATCTGGCCCGCCGGCACGGCGTCGACATGCCGATCACGGAGACGGTCGCCGGCATCGTGCACGAGGGCAAGCCGCCGGTCGTCGCGCTCAAGGAACTGATGTCGCGCAGCGCGAAGCCCGAACGGCGCTGA
- a CDS encoding D-alanine--D-alanine ligase family protein, translated as MSTENLPQSPEQPQRKPRVAVVFGGRSSEHGISVVTAGAVLKAIDRTKYDVLPIGITRDGRWALTADEPERMAITDRSLPAVEELAESHEGDVVLPVAPANREVVYSEPGSVPKALGEVDVVFPVLHGPYGEDGTLQGLLELSGVPYVGAGVLASAVGQDKEYMKRVFTSFGLKVGPYVVIRPREWQRDEAAARKKIVDFAGEHGWPLFVKPARAGSSIGITKVDDLSGLDEAIAEAQAHDPKIIVEAALVGREIECGVLEFEDGPRASVPAEIPPPDTHAYYDFEAKYIDSTPGIVPAPLTEEETAEVRRLAVEAFEAASCEGLVRADFFLTEDGEFVINEINTLPGFTPISMYPQMWQATGVGYPELIDRLVQAALRRSTGLR; from the coding sequence ATGAGCACCGAGAACCTTCCCCAGAGCCCTGAGCAGCCGCAGCGCAAGCCGCGCGTGGCCGTCGTGTTCGGTGGCCGCAGCTCCGAACACGGGATCTCCGTGGTCACCGCCGGCGCCGTCCTCAAGGCCATCGACCGGACGAAGTACGACGTCCTGCCGATCGGCATCACCCGGGACGGCCGTTGGGCGCTGACGGCGGACGAGCCGGAGCGGATGGCCATCACCGACCGCTCCCTGCCCGCCGTCGAGGAACTGGCGGAGTCGCACGAGGGCGACGTGGTGCTCCCCGTCGCCCCCGCCAACCGCGAGGTCGTCTACAGCGAGCCCGGCTCCGTGCCCAAGGCGCTCGGCGAGGTCGACGTCGTCTTCCCGGTGCTGCACGGCCCCTACGGTGAGGACGGCACCCTCCAGGGCCTCCTGGAGCTGTCCGGGGTGCCGTACGTGGGCGCGGGCGTGCTCGCCTCGGCCGTCGGCCAGGACAAGGAGTACATGAAGCGGGTCTTCACCTCCTTCGGGCTCAAGGTCGGCCCGTACGTGGTGATCCGGCCCCGCGAGTGGCAGCGGGACGAGGCCGCCGCCCGCAAGAAGATCGTCGACTTCGCCGGCGAGCACGGCTGGCCGCTGTTCGTGAAGCCCGCCCGCGCCGGCTCGTCCATCGGCATCACCAAGGTCGACGACCTGTCCGGCCTGGACGAGGCGATCGCCGAGGCGCAGGCGCACGACCCGAAGATCATCGTCGAGGCCGCCCTGGTCGGCCGCGAGATCGAGTGCGGCGTCCTGGAGTTCGAGGACGGCCCGCGCGCTTCCGTGCCGGCCGAGATCCCGCCGCCGGACACCCACGCGTACTACGACTTCGAGGCCAAGTACATCGACTCCACGCCCGGCATCGTGCCGGCGCCGCTCACCGAGGAGGAGACCGCCGAGGTGCGGCGGCTCGCGGTGGAGGCGTTCGAGGCGGCGTCCTGCGAGGGGCTGGTCCGCGCGGACTTCTTCCTCACCGAGGACGGGGAGTTCGTCATCAACGAGATCAACACCCTGCCCGGGTTCACGCCGATCTCGATGTACCCGCAGATGTGGCAGGCGACCGGTGTCGGCTACCCCGAGCTGATCGACCGGCTGGTGCAGGCGGCGCTGCGGCGCTCCACCGGTCTTCGCTGA
- a CDS encoding DUF3515 domain-containing protein: MNFFRHRPLALAAPLVPALLLAVAGCSGDGGTTVAAPRPDAKTAPLCRDLHKVLPAEVDGRHRADPEPRSVYTAGWGNPAIILRCGIVRPPKMVDPKVAQGQDPDAIAGGVNGVDWLMEKESDGTWRFTTSGRRAYVQVTLPKSLSGPDHSTQVLEDLGPAVKKAIPGGIASMRG, translated from the coding sequence GTGAACTTCTTCCGTCACCGGCCCCTCGCCCTCGCCGCCCCGCTCGTGCCGGCCCTGCTGCTCGCGGTCGCGGGCTGCTCCGGGGACGGCGGCACCACGGTCGCGGCTCCCCGTCCCGACGCGAAGACCGCCCCGCTGTGCCGGGATCTGCACAAGGTGCTGCCCGCCGAGGTGGACGGGCGGCACCGGGCCGACCCCGAACCCCGGTCCGTCTACACGGCGGGCTGGGGAAACCCGGCGATCATACTGCGCTGCGGGATCGTCCGGCCGCCGAAGATGGTCGACCCGAAGGTGGCGCAGGGGCAGGACCCCGACGCGATCGCGGGCGGGGTCAACGGCGTGGACTGGCTGATGGAGAAGGAGTCCGACGGCACCTGGCGGTTCACCACGTCGGGCCGCCGCGCCTACGTCCAGGTGACCCTGCCGAAGAGCCTGTCGGGGCCGGACCACAGCACCCAGGTGCTGGAGGACCTGGGCCCGGCCGTGAAGAAGGCGATCCCCGGGGGGATCGCCTCCATGCGCGGTTGA
- a CDS encoding Lrp/AsnC family transcriptional regulator: MVQAYILIQTEVGKASTVAETISKIPGVIQAEDVTGPYDVIVRAQSDTVDELGRMVVAKVQQVDGITRTLTCPVVHL, translated from the coding sequence GTGGTACAGGCGTACATCCTGATCCAGACGGAGGTCGGCAAGGCGTCGACCGTCGCCGAGACGATCAGCAAGATCCCTGGAGTGATCCAGGCCGAGGACGTGACGGGTCCGTACGACGTCATCGTGCGCGCCCAGTCCGACACCGTCGACGAACTGGGTCGCATGGTGGTCGCCAAGGTCCAGCAAGTGGACGGCATCACACGCACCCTGACCTGTCCGGTCGTGCATCTGTAG
- a CDS encoding thiamine-phosphate kinase yields the protein MKGTVGELGEFGLIRELTSRLTTTPAVRIGPGDDAAVVAAPDRRVVASTDVLVEGRHFRRDWSTAYDVGRKAAAQNLADIAAMGAVPTALLLGLVVPAELPVSWPTELMDGLRDECQVAGAAVVGGDVVRGDGITVSITALGDLRNQEPVTRAGAQPGDLVAVTGWLGWSAAGYAVLSRGFRSPRAFVEAHRRPEPPYHAGPAAASLGATAMCDVSDGLIADLGHIAEASKVRIDIRSGAIDVPTQMNDIGQAVGVDPMQWVLTGGEDHAIVATFPPDTKLPARWKVIGEVLNPSALPQVTVDGAPWTSAGGWDHFGDIES from the coding sequence ATGAAGGGCACGGTTGGTGAGCTCGGGGAATTCGGGCTCATCAGGGAGCTCACCTCCCGTCTCACCACGACCCCGGCGGTGCGGATCGGTCCGGGCGACGACGCCGCCGTGGTGGCCGCGCCCGACCGGCGGGTGGTGGCGAGCACCGACGTCCTGGTCGAGGGGCGGCACTTCCGCCGCGACTGGTCCACGGCCTACGACGTCGGGCGCAAGGCGGCCGCGCAGAACCTCGCGGACATCGCCGCGATGGGCGCCGTGCCGACCGCGCTGCTGCTTGGCCTGGTCGTCCCGGCCGAACTCCCGGTCAGCTGGCCGACCGAGCTGATGGACGGGCTGCGCGACGAGTGCCAGGTGGCGGGCGCCGCCGTGGTCGGCGGGGACGTGGTGCGCGGCGACGGCATCACCGTGTCGATCACCGCGCTCGGCGATCTGCGCAACCAGGAGCCGGTGACCCGGGCCGGCGCCCAGCCCGGCGACCTGGTGGCCGTCACGGGCTGGCTGGGCTGGTCCGCGGCCGGCTACGCGGTGCTCTCGCGCGGCTTCCGCTCGCCGCGCGCCTTCGTGGAGGCCCACCGGCGCCCCGAGCCGCCGTACCACGCGGGCCCGGCCGCCGCCTCGCTCGGCGCGACCGCGATGTGCGACGTGAGCGACGGGCTGATCGCCGACCTCGGGCACATCGCCGAGGCGAGCAAGGTCCGCATCGACATCCGCTCCGGCGCGATCGACGTGCCCACGCAGATGAACGACATCGGGCAGGCCGTCGGGGTGGACCCGATGCAGTGGGTGCTGACCGGGGGAGAGGACCACGCCATCGTGGCGACCTTCCCGCCGGACACCAAGCTCCCGGCCCGCTGGAAGGTCATCGGAGAGGTGCTGAACCCCTCCGCGCTGCCCCAGGTGACCGTCGACGGCGCGCCCTGGACCAGCGCGGGCGGCTGGGACCACTTCGGGGACATCGAGTCATGA